In the genome of Verrucomicrobiia bacterium, one region contains:
- a CDS encoding SPOR domain-containing protein: MARLEELAEAEKSKQQKAANKPQSSKPPFKMPSIPQSFWTNLSAFALSVGKFLLKAAIVLFTSLWKVVKLVDFRRPAIRRAFFGVVGAALLISVFAGIHVLNVNRERAMKNPGKTVTKQAAKPAKASRAERARGEEERSSAQETPAPAAAPAVENAAQAEPNAPKAEAETGKRYVVQVATYATAQDAERVVQDIKDSGAPAFVKALSSRSGRVYHSVFLGRFSDADEAQTYLEKFRKGNASKSFQDAFVRTLD, from the coding sequence ATGGCCCGCCTTGAAGAGCTCGCAGAAGCGGAAAAATCCAAGCAGCAAAAGGCGGCGAATAAGCCGCAGTCCTCAAAGCCGCCTTTCAAAATGCCTTCGATCCCTCAATCCTTTTGGACTAATCTCTCGGCGTTCGCGCTATCCGTCGGAAAATTTCTTTTGAAAGCGGCCATCGTCCTTTTCACGTCGCTGTGGAAGGTGGTCAAACTCGTCGACTTTCGCCGTCCCGCCATACGGCGTGCGTTTTTTGGCGTCGTCGGCGCAGCCCTGCTGATTTCTGTTTTCGCCGGAATTCATGTGCTGAATGTGAATCGTGAAAGAGCCATGAAAAACCCGGGAAAGACCGTTACGAAACAGGCTGCAAAGCCCGCCAAGGCTTCCCGCGCAGAGCGCGCCCGCGGGGAAGAAGAACGCTCTTCCGCACAGGAAACGCCCGCGCCCGCCGCAGCTCCTGCGGTGGAAAATGCCGCGCAGGCTGAGCCGAATGCTCCGAAAGCCGAGGCTGAAACAGGCAAGCGCTACGTCGTGCAAGTCGCCACATATGCGACGGCACAAGATGCGGAACGCGTTGTTCAGGATATTAAAGACAGCGGCGCCCCGGCATTTGTCAAAGCCCTTTCGAGCCGCAGCGGCCGCGTCTATCATTCGGTTTTTTTGGGAAGGTTTTCCGACGCGGACGAGGCTCAGACCTATTTGGAAAAATTCCGGAAAGGCAATGCCTCGAAATCATTCCAGGATGCTTTTGTCAGGACCCTGGATTAA
- a CDS encoding PilZ domain-containing protein, with protein sequence MWDGFDQRKFPRMNLHCEIQIRSDEEGVPLSSMTENVGVGGVAVILNRSLERFSRCMVRLDLGSKKEVIECKGKVVWIVPVGNSRNRKVRYDVGIEFEDMDTDNQNLLKKQIESFAKKNVP encoded by the coding sequence ATGTGGGACGGCTTTGATCAAAGAAAATTTCCCCGGATGAATTTGCATTGCGAAATTCAAATTCGTTCCGACGAAGAGGGCGTTCCTCTCAGCTCCATGACGGAGAACGTGGGCGTCGGCGGCGTTGCGGTGATCCTTAACCGTTCGCTGGAACGTTTCAGCCGCTGCATGGTCCGCCTTGATCTCGGGAGCAAAAAAGAAGTCATCGAGTGTAAGGGGAAGGTTGTCTGGATCGTTCCGGTAGGCAACTCGCGTAACCGCAAGGTTCGCTATGATGTCGGCATTGAGTTCGAAGACATGGACACCGACAACCAGAATCTCCTGAAAAAACAGATCGAATCCTTCGCCAAGAAAAACGTTCCGTAA
- a CDS encoding YajQ family cyclic di-GMP-binding protein, whose protein sequence is MPSQFSFDIVSSVDFQEVDNAVNQAVKELRNRFDFRGSKSTIEFLKVEKKIRLIADDDLKLKNLQDILKTRMAARRISVKALQFQEPEKAFEGTLRQEATIVNGIPQDKAKIIIKKIKDGNYKVQASIQGEEIRVTSKSKDELQAVIHSLSTDTADIPLQFTNFR, encoded by the coding sequence ATGCCTTCGCAGTTTTCCTTCGATATTGTTTCCTCGGTTGACTTCCAAGAGGTCGACAATGCCGTCAATCAGGCCGTCAAAGAGCTCCGTAACCGGTTCGATTTCCGGGGCAGCAAGAGTACCATTGAGTTTTTGAAGGTTGAAAAAAAAATCCGCCTGATCGCCGATGACGATTTGAAATTAAAAAACCTCCAGGACATTTTGAAGACCCGCATGGCGGCACGCCGGATCTCTGTGAAAGCCCTGCAATTCCAAGAACCCGAAAAAGCTTTCGAGGGCACCCTGAGGCAGGAAGCGACTATCGTAAACGGTATCCCGCAGGACAAAGCAAAAATCATCATCAAGAAGATCAAAGACGGCAACTACAAGGTGCAGGCGAGCATCCAGGGAGAAGAAATCCGGGTAACCTCCAAAAGCAAAGACGAATTACAGGCTGTTATTCATAGCTTATCCACGGACACCGCTGACATTCCGTTGCAATTTACGAATTTTAGATGA
- a CDS encoding small basic protein, whose translation MSQHPSLKVDSVGVKHRNVLKKYERIKKMEADGKWSGEASVYGLPKYKSIKIKVKKSAGGPKEAAAGEKGAAPAAGAPAEKAKAAAPAEKAKK comes from the coding sequence ATGTCACAGCATCCGAGTCTTAAAGTCGACAGCGTCGGCGTCAAGCACCGCAACGTGCTGAAGAAATACGAGCGCATCAAAAAAATGGAAGCGGACGGAAAATGGAGCGGAGAGGCTTCCGTTTACGGCCTGCCAAAGTACAAATCCATCAAGATTAAAGTGAAGAAATCTGCCGGCGGTCCGAAAGAAGCTGCCGCGGGTGAGAAGGGTGCTGCGCCTGCTGCCGGAGCCCCTGCTGAAAAAGCCAAAGCCGCCGCGCCGGCCGAAAAAGCCAAGAAATAA
- the lepB gene encoding signal peptidase I, which produces MIIWIALAALGLLILYRHKLAEEWRGFQTRRREWLFDKWKNWGEPFLVAAVLAVLIRTFLLGPYKIPTGSMIPTFLVGDRIFVDKISYRFRPPERGDIIVFKYPLDKKKDFVKRLVGLPGEAVEIKDGKIVINGKVLDDKVFTKNYYYNVKEGRLGLENEVIRVPEDSYFVLGDNSAHSADSRSWGFVPRNNLVGKAFLIWWPPQRIKKAE; this is translated from the coding sequence ATGATCATTTGGATTGCTCTGGCGGCCCTGGGTCTTCTCATCCTTTACCGCCACAAACTCGCCGAAGAATGGCGCGGTTTCCAGACGCGCCGGCGAGAATGGCTTTTCGACAAATGGAAGAATTGGGGCGAGCCGTTCCTGGTTGCCGCGGTGCTCGCCGTCCTGATCCGCACGTTCCTGCTCGGTCCCTACAAGATCCCCACGGGATCCATGATTCCCACATTCCTTGTGGGTGACCGCATTTTCGTCGACAAGATCAGCTACCGGTTCCGTCCTCCGGAACGCGGCGACATCATTGTCTTCAAGTACCCGCTCGACAAAAAGAAAGACTTTGTCAAACGGCTCGTCGGACTGCCTGGCGAAGCGGTGGAGATCAAGGACGGCAAGATCGTCATCAACGGCAAGGTCCTCGACGACAAGGTCTTCACCAAGAATTATTATTACAATGTCAAGGAAGGCCGGCTCGGGCTCGAAAACGAAGTCATCCGCGTTCCCGAAGACAGTTATTTCGTCCTGGGCGACAACTCCGCGCATTCCGCGGACAGCCGGAGCTGGGGATTTGTCCCCCGCAACAATCTCGTCGGAAAAGCTTTTCTGATCTGGTGGCCCCCCCAGCGGATCAAAAAAGCGGAATAG
- a CDS encoding glycoside hydrolase family 1 protein, translated as MTESKLFLWGAATSSHQVEGNNRNNDWWAFEKAGRVRTCSELACNQYELYRKDIEMIAKLGHNAHRFSIEWSRIEPEEGRWDESAFHHYEDMILEMRRFGIEPVVTLHHFTNPIWLAEKGGWLSPESPRYFKRYARKVAEVLGRHVTYWNTINEPVVYLFHGYCTGLWPPGKKTFPDAVKVFRHLLQGHVGAYEAMQQHYEEALGTRAMISIAKHLSDFTPCNPLSVKDRWFTFLRDWFFNHLFLQALTNGFLFFPGLFCEFISSRSTLDYIGVNYYTRHFVRAGGDAPTPLGSDCNEKHHPGESKEINAMGWEVYPEGFYRILMSLKQYGLPVLVCENGICAHEDEQRQAFIKSHLGALERAGKDGLDVMGFFYWSLLDNFEWADGFKPRFGLVEVDYATQARKVRQSAHVLAELCRNIKAF; from the coding sequence ATGACCGAATCGAAATTATTTCTCTGGGGCGCCGCGACTTCCTCCCACCAGGTGGAAGGCAACAACCGGAACAACGACTGGTGGGCCTTTGAAAAAGCGGGCCGCGTGCGGACCTGCTCGGAACTCGCGTGCAACCAATACGAGCTGTACCGCAAAGACATCGAGATGATCGCCAAGCTCGGGCATAATGCTCACCGCTTTTCCATCGAATGGAGCCGCATCGAACCGGAAGAAGGCCGCTGGGATGAAAGCGCCTTCCACCACTATGAAGACATGATCCTCGAGATGCGTCGTTTCGGGATCGAACCGGTCGTGACGCTCCACCACTTCACCAACCCGATATGGCTCGCGGAGAAGGGCGGCTGGCTTTCTCCGGAAAGTCCCCGTTATTTCAAAAGATACGCCCGCAAAGTGGCCGAAGTCCTGGGCCGCCACGTGACTTACTGGAACACCATCAACGAGCCGGTGGTTTACCTTTTTCATGGGTATTGCACGGGACTGTGGCCCCCGGGAAAAAAAACTTTTCCGGACGCGGTCAAAGTTTTCCGCCATTTGCTCCAGGGGCACGTCGGCGCTTACGAGGCCATGCAGCAGCACTACGAAGAAGCGCTGGGGACCCGGGCCATGATTTCCATCGCCAAGCATTTGTCTGATTTCACTCCCTGCAATCCTTTGAGCGTGAAAGACCGGTGGTTTACGTTTTTGCGCGACTGGTTTTTCAACCATCTTTTTTTGCAGGCGCTGACAAATGGCTTCCTGTTTTTCCCCGGGCTTTTCTGCGAATTCATTTCGTCACGGAGCACGTTGGACTACATCGGCGTGAATTATTACACGCGCCATTTCGTCAGGGCGGGCGGGGACGCACCCACGCCGCTGGGTTCAGATTGCAATGAAAAGCATCATCCGGGCGAATCCAAGGAAATCAATGCCATGGGCTGGGAAGTCTATCCCGAGGGATTTTACCGCATTCTCATGAGCCTGAAGCAGTACGGGCTTCCGGTTCTGGTTTGCGAAAACGGCATCTGCGCGCACGAGGACGAACAGCGCCAGGCGTTCATCAAATCCCATTTGGGCGCGCTGGAACGGGCGGGCAAGGACGGATTGGACGTCATGGGCTTTTTCTACTGGTCGCTTCTGGATAATTTCGAATGGGCAGACGGATTCAAGCCCCGTTTTGGCCTCGTCGAAGTCGATTACGCTACCCAGGCAAGAAAAGTGCGGCAAAGCGCTCATGTCCTGGCGGAATTGTGCCGTAACATAAAGGCGTTCTAA
- the lepA gene encoding translation elongation factor 4, with product MDSKKIRNFSIIAHIDHGKSTLADRLLLATGAISQREFRDQILDDMELERERGITIKARAVRIKHGEYMLNLIDTPGHIDFTYEVSKSLAACEGVLLLVDAGQGIQAQTVTNLYLAMERDLAIIPVITKIDLPTAEPEKVKKEVMDFLAVPEEEIILCSAKTGEGADQVLQAIVDRIPAPKGSKDAPLKALIFDSKYDVYQGVVAYIRIMDGRITKEDKYLMMQTGATYDVEQLGILNPHPEPVTEIAVGEVGYICGNIRDISEVKIGDTITLVSAPASEPLEGYKEVKPMVFCGLYPINPADFVPLREALGKLRLNDSSIIYEPESSASLGNGFRCGFLGLLHMDIAKERLEREFNLDLIVTAPNVLYRVTCTNGKVIELENPTKLPSPQEIVKVEEPFIRANIIIPVANIGIIMQLCQDRRGIYKSTEYLDQTRVMLIYEIPFAEVVMDFYDKIKSATSGYGSLNYDFIKPQESKLVKLDILINDEPVDALSSIVVRERAYQRGKILAEKLKEVIPRQLFEVVIQAAVGSKIIARESIGPLKKNVTSKCYGGDITRKRKLWEKQKEGKKRMKKVGRIDLPQEAFITVLKVDT from the coding sequence ATGGATTCTAAGAAGATTCGCAATTTTTCGATCATTGCTCACATCGACCACGGCAAATCCACGCTGGCCGACCGGCTGCTTTTGGCCACCGGCGCCATCTCCCAGCGCGAATTCCGCGACCAGATCCTGGATGACATGGAGCTCGAGCGCGAGCGCGGCATCACGATCAAGGCGCGCGCGGTCCGCATCAAACACGGCGAGTACATGCTGAACCTGATCGACACGCCGGGGCACATCGACTTCACGTACGAAGTCTCGAAAAGCCTCGCTGCCTGCGAGGGCGTGCTGCTGCTCGTCGACGCGGGGCAGGGGATTCAGGCGCAGACGGTCACGAACCTTTATCTCGCGATGGAACGCGACCTCGCCATCATCCCGGTCATCACGAAAATCGACCTTCCCACCGCGGAACCGGAAAAAGTCAAAAAAGAAGTCATGGACTTTCTCGCCGTGCCGGAGGAAGAAATCATCCTGTGCAGCGCGAAAACCGGCGAGGGCGCGGACCAGGTGCTCCAGGCCATCGTCGACCGCATTCCTGCGCCCAAGGGCAGTAAGGATGCGCCGCTCAAGGCGCTTATTTTCGATTCCAAATACGACGTGTACCAGGGCGTGGTCGCTTACATCCGCATCATGGACGGACGGATCACGAAGGAAGACAAATACCTGATGATGCAGACCGGCGCGACTTACGATGTGGAACAGCTCGGCATCCTTAACCCGCATCCGGAGCCGGTGACCGAGATAGCGGTCGGGGAAGTCGGTTACATCTGCGGGAACATCCGCGACATTTCGGAAGTGAAGATCGGCGATACGATCACGCTTGTCAGCGCGCCGGCCTCCGAGCCGCTGGAAGGCTACAAAGAGGTCAAACCCATGGTGTTTTGCGGCCTTTATCCGATCAATCCCGCGGATTTTGTTCCACTGCGCGAGGCGCTCGGAAAATTGCGGCTGAATGACTCTTCTATTATATATGAGCCCGAATCTTCGGCTTCCCTGGGTAATGGCTTCCGCTGCGGCTTCCTCGGTTTGCTTCATATGGATATCGCCAAAGAAAGGCTGGAACGGGAATTCAATCTGGATCTCATCGTGACCGCGCCGAACGTCCTGTACCGCGTGACCTGCACGAACGGAAAAGTGATCGAGCTGGAAAATCCCACGAAGCTGCCGTCGCCGCAGGAAATCGTGAAAGTCGAAGAGCCCTTCATCCGCGCCAACATTATTATTCCTGTTGCCAACATCGGCATCATCATGCAATTATGCCAGGACCGGCGCGGAATTTATAAGAGCACGGAATATCTGGACCAGACGCGTGTCATGCTCATCTACGAAATTCCTTTTGCCGAAGTCGTCATGGATTTTTATGATAAAATCAAATCTGCGACGTCGGGCTACGGCTCGCTGAATTATGATTTCATCAAGCCGCAGGAATCCAAGCTGGTGAAGCTCGACATCTTGATCAATGACGAGCCCGTGGACGCGCTTTCGAGCATCGTGGTCCGGGAAAGGGCCTACCAGCGCGGGAAGATACTGGCCGAGAAATTGAAGGAAGTGATCCCAAGGCAGCTCTTCGAGGTCGTGATCCAGGCCGCAGTCGGCAGCAAGATCATCGCGCGCGAATCGATTGGGCCGCTGAAAAAGAATGTGACCAGCAAGTGCTATGGCGGCGACATCACACGCAAGCGCAAGCTCTGGGAAAAACAAAAGGAAGGCAAGAAGCGGATGAAGAAGGTGGGGCGGATTGATCTGCCTCAGGAAGCCTTTATCACCGTCCTCAAGGTGGACACATGA
- a CDS encoding PilZ domain-containing protein, with protein sequence MEKERRKFKRFDAYMSVKFKTPGSEEVQGISLSKDLSREGIKMNSNVHLKQGTLVDLEIDIPDDPKPVRTSGTVMWSCPAEGRNQGYDQGVRFLMMDPVDKFRVLDYAYNHWLETKVNDFNDPEEVPGIS encoded by the coding sequence ATGGAAAAAGAGCGGAGAAAATTTAAAAGATTCGATGCTTACATGAGCGTTAAATTCAAAACTCCCGGCAGCGAAGAAGTTCAGGGCATCAGCTTAAGCAAAGACCTGTCCCGCGAGGGAATCAAGATGAATTCCAATGTCCATCTCAAACAGGGGACTCTGGTAGACCTGGAAATCGACATTCCGGATGATCCCAAGCCGGTCCGTACCTCCGGAACGGTGATGTGGTCCTGCCCGGCAGAAGGCCGTAATCAGGGCTATGATCAGGGCGTCCGCTTCCTGATGATGGATCCCGTGGATAAGTTCCGCGTTCTGGACTATGCTTACAATCACTGGCTTGAAACCAAGGTCAATGATTTCAATGATCCAGAGGAAGTTCCCGGCATAAGCTAA
- a CDS encoding GNAT family N-acetyltransferase, with amino-acid sequence MSQPVSIRRFREDDKEAIKGLITAIMAREFKEDQGAYPITDIEQIEKAYGNIGDIFFIAEDGNKVIGTVAIKKEDERIALLRRLFVSLDYRKKQIGQKLLERALKFCQEVGYQELVFKTTSRMQGAILLCQKKGFVQRAKIQLGDIELLKFTLSLRDGHKSGESF; translated from the coding sequence ATGAGCCAACCGGTCAGCATTCGGCGTTTTCGCGAAGATGACAAGGAAGCGATTAAAGGCCTGATCACCGCCATCATGGCGCGCGAGTTTAAGGAAGATCAGGGCGCGTATCCGATCACGGATATCGAGCAGATCGAAAAGGCCTACGGCAATATCGGCGATATTTTTTTCATTGCCGAAGACGGCAACAAAGTCATCGGCACGGTCGCCATCAAAAAAGAAGACGAACGCATCGCGCTTCTCCGGCGCCTTTTCGTTTCGTTGGATTACCGCAAGAAGCAGATCGGGCAGAAGCTCCTCGAGCGCGCTTTGAAATTTTGCCAGGAAGTGGGCTATCAGGAACTCGTCTTCAAGACGACGTCGCGCATGCAGGGCGCTATTCTCCTTTGCCAAAAGAAGGGTTTCGTGCAGCGCGCCAAGATTCAACTGGGGGACATCGAGCTTCTCAAGTTTACCCTTTCCTTGAGGGACGGCCATAAATCAGGGGAATCTTTCTAA
- a CDS encoding patatin-like phospholipase family protein, with protein MGFFQFGRKMDIGLEISLEDIPIFSSLTPAEQKIIEKKARLLEYKRGDIVYEEGTEADAFYVVSAGRFRLFNRPRGDRPEQTLLNFYRGDHFGETSLLTGRPHSATVEAKSDGLILKLEKKDFLRLVNEMPAISLHLNRSLGHRLTMSAGGTRRREVKISALYAKGRNSQDGHLWFDFARNLMEVGRGDVVLIDFVSPVSPLVSEQLKKGNIPAYQLSTMEPSRESDLRNFLIPHPSGFHYLHVGFENAGDREEKRLSALLSSLTARYDHLLLQLPWDNTHLSFRALKQSDEIYLYSRPEVQDLVETSRLVGEFEKAFGFSRSEIKVLVPEDDNGNREITFEEKERLLGQRIFSLVPDRHRQADRYDANLRYLAKELSGNLTGLALGSGAAYGLAHIGVLRVLEQENIQIDVVAGSSIGALVGAIWAAGYNADQLEEFAFGIDKKTAFFKIFGFADLSIAHHGFFKGQKLHHFLAPYLGDKTFQDLKIPLRVTATNLFTAEEVIFRAGKVTDAIRASVSIPGIFRPFQHEGQLLIDGGVIDPLPVRVLSKLGVKKIIGVNVLPSPMDWAEKHKIQQEKYRKRMEMVANKNFWDKAVTNQVDRFHKRYSDNIFNVIMNTIQFMEFEMAEVWGKKADILLHPMVPDAHWAQFYYPQKFIKAGEEVARAQINEIKQLLAE; from the coding sequence ATGGGATTTTTTCAATTCGGGCGCAAAATGGACATTGGGCTGGAGATTTCCTTAGAGGATATCCCCATCTTTTCGTCCCTCACACCAGCAGAACAAAAAATCATCGAAAAAAAAGCGCGCCTTCTGGAATACAAGAGGGGCGATATCGTTTATGAAGAGGGAACCGAAGCGGATGCCTTCTATGTTGTGAGCGCCGGCCGGTTTCGTCTTTTCAACCGCCCCAGGGGCGACCGTCCCGAACAGACGCTCCTCAATTTTTACCGCGGGGACCACTTCGGAGAAACCTCGCTTCTGACCGGGCGTCCGCACAGCGCCACTGTCGAAGCCAAAAGCGACGGTCTGATCCTCAAGCTGGAAAAAAAAGACTTTCTCAGGCTGGTCAACGAAATGCCCGCGATTTCGCTGCATCTCAACCGGTCTTTGGGACATCGTCTGACCATGAGCGCGGGGGGAACTCGACGGCGCGAAGTCAAAATTTCCGCGCTTTATGCGAAAGGCAGGAATTCCCAGGACGGCCATCTGTGGTTTGACTTTGCCCGCAATCTCATGGAGGTGGGCCGCGGCGACGTGGTGCTCATCGATTTTGTTTCGCCGGTTTCTCCCTTAGTTTCGGAACAGCTGAAAAAGGGAAACATTCCGGCCTATCAGCTCTCTACGATGGAGCCTTCCCGGGAATCGGACCTCCGGAATTTTCTGATCCCGCATCCGTCCGGATTTCACTACCTGCATGTCGGCTTTGAAAATGCGGGAGACCGGGAGGAGAAAAGGCTTTCCGCGCTTCTCAGCTCGCTCACTGCGCGCTATGACCATCTATTGCTGCAGCTTCCCTGGGACAACACGCACCTTTCTTTCCGCGCGCTCAAACAATCCGACGAGATCTACCTTTATTCAAGGCCGGAAGTTCAGGACCTCGTGGAAACTTCCCGGCTCGTGGGGGAATTCGAAAAGGCCTTCGGATTCAGCCGCAGCGAAATCAAGGTTCTGGTTCCCGAAGATGACAACGGAAACAGGGAAATTACTTTTGAAGAAAAGGAAAGACTTCTGGGGCAGCGCATTTTTTCTCTGGTGCCGGACCGCCATCGTCAAGCCGACCGTTATGATGCCAATCTGCGTTATCTCGCCAAGGAGCTTTCTGGCAATCTGACCGGGCTGGCCCTGGGAAGCGGCGCGGCCTACGGTCTGGCGCATATCGGAGTCTTGCGCGTGCTCGAACAGGAGAACATTCAAATCGACGTGGTGGCGGGATCGAGCATCGGCGCGCTTGTCGGTGCGATCTGGGCGGCCGGATACAATGCGGATCAGCTCGAAGAATTTGCTTTCGGCATCGACAAGAAAACGGCCTTTTTCAAAATCTTCGGGTTTGCGGATTTGTCGATCGCTCATCATGGCTTTTTCAAAGGACAGAAGCTGCACCATTTTTTGGCGCCCTATCTGGGCGACAAGACGTTTCAGGACCTCAAAATTCCGCTGCGGGTCACGGCAACGAACTTATTTACGGCTGAAGAAGTCATTTTCCGGGCGGGCAAAGTCACGGATGCGATCCGCGCCAGCGTTTCGATTCCCGGCATCTTCAGGCCGTTCCAGCACGAAGGCCAGCTTTTGATCGACGGTGGGGTGATCGACCCGTTACCCGTGCGCGTTTTGAGCAAATTAGGCGTCAAAAAAATCATCGGCGTGAACGTGCTGCCCAGCCCGATGGATTGGGCGGAAAAGCACAAAATTCAGCAGGAAAAGTACCGCAAGCGCATGGAGATGGTGGCCAATAAGAATTTCTGGGACAAAGCGGTTACTAACCAGGTCGACCGCTTTCACAAACGCTATTCCGATAACATTTTCAACGTCATCATGAATACGATCCAATTCATGGAATTCGAGATGGCTGAAGTCTGGGGCAAGAAGGCGGACATCCTCCTGCATCCCATGGTTCCGGATGCTCACTGGGCCCAGTTCTATTATCCTCAGAAATTCATCAAGGCCGGGGAAGAAGTGGCGCGTGCGCAAATT
- a CDS encoding SPOR domain-containing protein yields MFQADLFKIPASVSTITPVTRPAFLEKYRFTIRLDQALIVMIAMLVFSSVVFCMGVEKGKQFAGREIHPRYAEPAKTVLPEGQQTVIIDATQIPNPPAAVVTAAPAIEASAPTAKAEPEAPTAAVAEAAPAAAASAPAAKPDGKYTIQVVTYKSQSQAQKHIEKLATKGYQGFVIPSGKSLQVCVNAFESRSAATSLLKNLKVQNLVPQDAYVRNMPH; encoded by the coding sequence ATGTTTCAAGCAGACTTATTTAAAATTCCGGCATCGGTATCCACGATAACCCCTGTTACACGTCCGGCATTCCTCGAAAAATACCGGTTCACCATCCGCCTGGACCAGGCACTCATCGTCATGATCGCCATGCTGGTGTTCAGCTCGGTCGTTTTCTGCATGGGCGTGGAAAAAGGGAAGCAGTTCGCGGGGCGTGAGATCCACCCTCGGTATGCTGAGCCCGCCAAGACGGTGCTTCCGGAAGGGCAGCAGACCGTTATTATCGACGCCACGCAAATTCCGAATCCTCCGGCCGCCGTCGTGACGGCTGCGCCGGCCATCGAAGCGTCTGCTCCCACTGCCAAAGCCGAACCCGAAGCTCCGACGGCCGCCGTTGCCGAAGCTGCGCCTGCGGCAGCCGCTTCCGCGCCGGCCGCAAAGCCCGATGGCAAATACACGATTCAGGTCGTCACCTATAAAAGCCAGTCCCAGGCGCAAAAGCATATCGAAAAGCTGGCCACCAAAGGCTACCAGGGATTTGTCATTCCCAGCGGCAAGAGCCTGCAAGTCTGCGTGAATGCTTTCGAGAGCCGGTCCGCGGCAACCTCTCTGCTCAAAAATTTAAAGGTGCAAAACCTGGTCCCTCAGGACGCGTACGTCCGGAACATGCCGCATTGA
- the rpe gene encoding ribulose-phosphate 3-epimerase, whose amino-acid sequence MNEKPWIAPSILSADFARLGEEVRDVEKAGCDWIHVDVMDGHFVPNLTIGPPVVKALRKVTKLPLDVHLMIDEPLRYIEDFCKAGSDWVTIHVEATQKAKETLDAIQARGAKRGMSLRPKTPVEALEPYLKELDLILIMSVEPGFGGQSFMPEMMDKVRWLRPRFKGLISVDGGVKADNSRMVREAGADILVAGTAVFGFPDRGDAIKKLRVA is encoded by the coding sequence ATGAACGAAAAGCCATGGATCGCGCCCAGCATTCTTTCCGCGGATTTTGCCCGCCTCGGCGAGGAAGTCCGGGACGTTGAAAAGGCCGGGTGCGACTGGATCCACGTGGACGTCATGGACGGGCATTTCGTACCGAACCTCACGATCGGACCGCCGGTCGTGAAGGCGCTCCGCAAGGTGACGAAGCTTCCGCTCGACGTGCATCTCATGATCGATGAGCCTCTGCGCTACATCGAAGACTTCTGCAAGGCCGGTTCGGACTGGGTGACGATTCACGTCGAAGCCACGCAAAAGGCCAAAGAGACGCTCGACGCGATCCAGGCCCGGGGTGCCAAACGCGGCATGTCTCTGCGGCCGAAAACGCCGGTTGAGGCGCTCGAGCCGTATCTGAAGGAACTGGATCTCATCCTGATCATGAGCGTAGAGCCGGGATTCGGCGGCCAGTCGTTCATGCCGGAAATGATGGATAAAGTGCGCTGGCTCAGGCCGCGCTTCAAAGGGCTGATCTCGGTCGACGGCGGCGTGAAAGCGGACAATTCGCGCATGGTGCGCGAAGCCGGCGCGGACATTCTCGTCGCAGGCACGGCTGTGTTCGGCTTTCCCGACCGCGGCGACGCCATCAAGAAACTGAGGGTTGCTTAA